Proteins co-encoded in one Neodiprion lecontei isolate iyNeoLeco1 chromosome 3, iyNeoLeco1.1, whole genome shotgun sequence genomic window:
- the LOC107226395 gene encoding calcium/calmodulin-dependent protein kinase type IV: MMEDEDDWLTSDIFKGSFQNDYILGEMIGRGSVSTVYTCLYKGRKKFACKMVPKDRLNKSEVRSTVETLLKLRHNNIISVKTVYNERRHLFVITDLASGGELLERLASRGGHSERDAAKAVRDALAALNYLHGMGLWHGSVRPEKLIYSTEDENSRLLLVDRGITTNSLNGYNALYCAPEVLVGHVESTAADIWSLGVVIYIMLCGFEPFRGTMVTFFPSPYWDDKTTDAKVLIRRLMQQRPEDRPTTRDLLLDPWVLGEKSSELPMPNTAKHLREFNARRKFKAATLAVRATRRAMTFSNYQEAVI, encoded by the exons ATGATGGAGGACGAAGACGATTGGCTAACGAGCGATATTTTCAAGGGATCTTTTCAGAACGATTACATACTGGGCGAGATGATAGGAAG GGGATCCGTGTCAACAGTCTACACTTGTCTATACAAGGGAAGGAAAAAGTTTGCCTGCAAAATGGTACCCAAG GATCGGTTGAACAAATCAGAAGTTCGAAGTACGGTTGAAACGTTGCTGAAACTTCGCCACAACAATATC ATCTCGGTAAAGACGGTTTACAACGAAAGACGACACTTGTTCGTGATAACGGATCTGGCATCCGGAGGAGAACTGCTAGAGAGGCTGGCATCAAGAGGAGGACACTCAGAGAGAGACGCTGCTAAAGCTGTTCGAGATGCACTGGCTGCTTTGAAT TATCTCCACGGAATGGGGCTTTGGCATGGGAGTGTTCGTCCCGAGAAATTGATATACTCAACGGAGGATGAAAATTCGCGACTCTTGCTGGTGGATAGAGGGATCACCACAAATTCGTTGAACGGGTACAACGCTCTTTACTGCG CTCCTGAAGTGTTGGTTGGACATGTCGAGAGTACCGCGGCTGACATCTGGAGTCTGGGAGTCGTCATTTACATCAT GCTGTGCGGATTTGAACCTTTTCGAGGAACAATGGTAACCTTTTTCCCATCGCCGTATTGGGATGATAAAACTACGGATGCAAAGGTGCTTATAAGAAGG CTGATGCAGCAGCGACCGGAGGACAGACCGACAACACGTGATCTCCTTTTGGACCCTTGGGTACTCGGTGAAAAATCGAGCGAGCTTCCAATGCCAAACACCGCTAAACACCTGCGCGAATTCAACGCCAGGAGAAAATTTAAA GCTGCGACTCTCGCTGTGAGAGCCACACGTCGAGCTATGacgttttcaaattatcaGGAAGCAGTGATTTAA
- the LOC124293746 gene encoding uncharacterized protein LOC124293746, whose product MLLFTSSFSFDIFKKGISNEENKDLVEKYDIPENCGFIAAPVLNSEVIAAIQENVKTRDKRITEKQERIAACMAANGKAISITLKSDSPDKLERLEIESDMGRLLAFLQREESEIRKSLILANLNSSVREILTGSTVDGFQFGENLEEKIKTAKTIERTSKDLIQREKPSKFKDSKNQRGPPAKRQLMHKRNWTSSGPKKPTNDKFGPRPKKTYPRKTRFPDRRR is encoded by the exons ATGTTATTATTCACTAG TTCATTCTCTTTCGAT ATCTTTAAAAAAGGGATTTCTAACGAGGAAAACAAGGACCTAGTGGAAAAATATGATATTCCCGAAAATTGCGGATTCATAGCTGCCCCAGTGCTAAATTCGGAGGTTATTGCTGCAATACAGGAGAATGTCAAAACAAGAGACAAGCGTATTACGGAAAAACAAGAGCGCATCGCTGCCTGCATGGCAGCCAACGGAAAAGCCATCTCGATTACTTTAAAATCGGACAGTCCAGATAAACTCGAACGGCTCGAAATTGAGAGCGACATGGGAAGACTCCTGGCTTTTCTCCAGAGGGAGGAATCAGAAATTCGCAAGAGTTTAATCCTCGCGAATCTCAATTCATCCGTCAGAGAAATTTTGACGGGCTCGACAGTCGACGGTTTCCAGTTCGGGGAAAatctggaagaaaaaataaagactgCAAAGACGATTGAGCGTACATCAAAGGACCTTATCCAACGGGAAAAACCATCAAAATTCAAGGATTCAAAAAACCAGAGGGGCCCGCCGGCGAAGCGACAGTTAATGCACAAGAGGAATTGGACGTCGAGCGGGCCAAAGAAACCGACGAACGACAAGTTCGGCCCGAGACCGAAGAAAACATATCCTCGAAAGACGCGGTTCCCGGACAGACGCCGTTAA
- the LOC107227720 gene encoding lysosomal acid glucosylceramidase-like: protein MQRFYLLLILWICAAESLPCVPRDFGNGGTVCVCNATYCDSTPELEIPEIGSFVRYVSSRDGLRLDPTEGAFTNESATADVTLQLDLNTTFQTIHGFGGAFTDAAGINIKLLSNATADYILRSYFGEEGSRYNLGRVPIGGSDFSTRAYTYDDTQSVDTQLHNFSLAEEDIKYKIPLMQEALRMNRDLRFFASAWTAPPWMKTNNDYTGFGFLLEEYYQVYAEYTVKFMDEYKSYGLEMWAMTTGNEPSNGIVPVAGINSMGWTPSGMGKWVAENLGPTMSKSEHKDTIILAFDDQKFGLPWYVSDMFSNKVAKNYTAGIAFHWYWDSIVPSWVIDRTHYHFPEKFLIMTEASVGDKPWQFDKVILGSWERGEMYITDIMDNLQHWVTGWVDWNLALNHHGGPNWRSNFVDSAIIVNAENDEFYKQPMFYGLAHFSKFIPRGSVRLKLSQEGRSTIAVAFKTPDNKIVIVLYNTLTENQHAVIRDQERGNINLQLPPKSIHTIVYK, encoded by the exons ATGCAACGATTCTACCTCCTGCTGATATTGTGGATATGTGCAG CGGAATCTCTTCCCTGCGTGCCTCGAGATTTCGGAAATGGAGGAACAGTGTGCGTGTGCAACGCTACTTACTGCGACAGTACACCAGAGCTCGAAATTCCGGAAATCGGTTCGTTCGTGCGATACGTCTCGAGCCGAGACGGCTTGAGATTGGATCCAACGGAGGGTGCTTTCACCAACGAATCGGCAACCGCTGACGTCACTCTTCAGCTGGATCTTAACACTACTTTTCAAACTATTCACGGATTTGGAGGTGCTTTTACCGACGCGGCCGGCATcaacataaaattattgagCAATGCTACAGCGGACTATATACTCAG GTCGTACTTTGGCGAGGAAGGTAGTAGATACAACCTAGGTCGTGTGCCCATTGGTGGGTCCGACTTCTCCACACGAGCATATACTTACGACGACACCCAGAGTGTTGATACGCAACTTCACAACTTCAGCCTGGCAGAGGAAGATATCAAGTACAAAATTCCACTGATGCAAGAGGCTCTTAGAATGAATCGCGATCTAAGATTTTTCGCATCTGCGTGGACTGCTCCGCCTTGGATGAAGACAAATAATGATTACACGGGTTTCG GGTTTCTCCTTGAAGAGTACTACCAGGTGTACGCTGAGTACACTGTGAAATTCATGGATGAGTACAAAAGCTATGGGCTCGAAATGTGGGCGATGACGACAGGCAATGAACCGTCTAACGGTATCGTACCAGTGGCTGGTATTAACAGCATGGGGTGGACACCGAGTGGCATGGGCAAATGGGTGGCGGAAAACCTCGGCCCTACCATGAGCAAATCCGAGCACAAAGATACCATAATTTTGGCTTTCGACGACCAGAAATTCGGCCTGCCCTGGTACGTCTCTGATATGTTTAGCAACAAGGTGGCAAAAAACTATACGGCCGGTATTGCATTCCATTGGTACTGGGATAGTATTGTACCTTCTTGGGTGATCGATCGAACCCATTATCATTTTCCTGAGAAGTTTCTGATCATGACCGAGGCCTCGGTTG GAGATAAGCCATGGCAATTCGACAAAGTCATCTTAGGATCCTGGGAACGAGGGGAAATGTACATTACGGATATCATGGAC AATCTGCAACATTGGGTTACCGGCTGGGTGGACTGGAATTTAGCTCTTAACCATCATGGTGGTCCCAATTGGAGGAGCAACTTTGTTGATTCTGCAATCATCGTGAATGCTGAGAATGACGAGTTTTACAAACAACCAATGTTCTACGGCTTAGCACACTTCAGTAAATTCATTCCACGAGGTTCGGTCAGATTGAAGCTCAGTCAGGAGGGAAGGTCTACAATTGCTGTCGCCTTCAAGACTCCGGACAATAAGATTGTTATAGTTCTGTACAATAC aCTCACTGAAAATCAGCATGCAGTTATCCGTGACCAAGAAAGAGGAAACATCAACTTACAGCTACCACCGAAATCCATTCATACCATTGTGTATAAGTGA